The window GAGCCCAGGCGGCTGTTGCGCCATTGTTTGCGGCCGGCATCCTGGCGCGGATCGGCGGCCCGGTGCTGTGGTGCCTGCACAGCCGCGACCTGTTCGCGCCAGCGCTGGCCCGGGTGGGCCTGCATCCGGATCGCGTAATCTATTGCGAGACCTGGAAGGACTCCCAGATCCTTCCCGCCATGGAGGATGGCCTGCGCCACCGCGGCCTCGCCGGTGTGGTCGGCGAACTGGTGCGCCTGCCTTTGACGCCATCGCGCCGGTTGCAACTCGCAGCCGAGGATTCCGGCGTGGTCGCCCTGGTCATCCGCCGCTCATCGCAACATCTCGAGGAGACCAACGCAGCCTTCTCACGTTGGCGCGTCTCGCCCTCGCCCTCCGCCGCCAACCAGCCACTCGAACTGGGACGCGCCCGCTGGAATGTCGAACTGCTGCGCTGCCGGGGCGCCGAACCACACTCCTGGCTGCTGGAGGCTTGCAATGCGAAGGGTCGTCTCTCTGTTCCTGCCGACGTACGCGACGGATCGCGTCCGGCGGAAGAACAAGAGCGCGCCAGCGCATGACCGGCCCATGGTCACGCTGGTCCAGGACGGCAACCGGCGCCTGATCGCCACCGTCGACGACGCCGCGCGCCGGCAGAACCTGCGTCCGGGAATGACCGCGGCTCATGCCCAGTCGCTGATCCCGGACCTGGTGCTGATCGATGCGACGCCCGACGAGGATGAAGCCGCGCTGACAGAGCTGGCGTTGTGGTGCACCCGCTATTCGCCGTTGGTGACCCCAGATCCACCGGCCGGCGTCTTCATCGACATTGCGGGGTCCTCCCACCTGTTCAAGGGCGAGGCCGCGGTCATGAGCGATCTCTGCGCACGGCTCGAGGCCGCGCGATTTTCCGCGAGGGTCGCTGTAGCGGATACACCCGGCTGCGCCTGGGCAGTGGCGCGGTTCGGCCGTCAGGACATCGTCCCACCGGGCAA is drawn from Bradyrhizobium prioriisuperbiae and contains these coding sequences:
- a CDS encoding damage-inducible mutagenesis protein, which codes for MPPPLTASPALLAELRQTMERVSSKRRRREVLPFGIASVDVALPSGGLALGAVHEISESGVRGAQAAVAPLFAAGILARIGGPVLWCLHSRDLFAPALARVGLHPDRVIYCETWKDSQILPAMEDGLRHRGLAGVVGELVRLPLTPSRRLQLAAEDSGVVALVIRRSSQHLEETNAAFSRWRVSPSPSAANQPLELGRARWNVELLRCRGAEPHSWLLEACNAKGRLSVPADVRDGSRPAEEQERASA